A DNA window from Camelina sativa cultivar DH55 chromosome 13, Cs, whole genome shotgun sequence contains the following coding sequences:
- the LOC104735265 gene encoding zinc finger CCCH domain-containing protein 55-like isoform X2, with product MDSGDPTALLLTKIRSLEPDYAPKIIGYLLLQDFGERDLLHLARGPESILQSIILKVKAQLGIYSSPSSSSPSSTTPTSPSPFSRPPINGRVTSHSNGFMDFRRNSPSSSPSSASPWSLNNPSNNNNPHISPKHNPISKPLTSHQSNNNGVSSTDSGPDAGGSSADLLDDQQLSDYLSFLDDSCSKTEDVSDPRFDYSVDSGETHLHRRSFSADASFVGSGDDGFGAGCKPCVYFSRGLCKNGDSCKFIHGGYPDNVVDGNGIVADSPRKMENFVRQHEEMTRLKLAYQQQRLASQILGRAPQSPYEKRMDFLLQQHAQRDGGLPFGDERYWSSSPGRLERMELMAMQFGDQSNSVSRQIYLTFPADSTFKDEDVATYFSLFGTVQDVRIPYQQKRMFGFVSFAHPETVKVVLARGNPHFICDSRVLVKPYKEKGKVLDKKQQQLLQQQIERGNYSPCSSPSGIDPREQSDFHLGSKLLYERREMMRRKMEQTDLLRAIELERRRFISLQLPGFKNSITPNHHRSFSVGSPGYFSSASNQSPEYQSELTGADVLEVDDTSELHPYPVINPMSVNSNYSNGAKEGTNKSKMLESDTGSTIELVLPSNLFPSASSTDDHKTDDSAETNAKVGISSTNGNDHGPPATANNLMH from the exons atGGATTCCGGTGACCCGACAGCTTTGCTTTTGACGAAAATTCGAAGCCTGGAGCCAGATTACGCTCCTAAGATTATTGGGTATTTGCTTCTACAGGATTTTGGGGAGAGAGACTTGTTGCATCTGGCTCGTGGACCTGAGTCTATCTTGCAATCTATCATTTTGAAAGTGAAGGCTCAGTTGGGGATttactcttctccttcttcttcttcgccttcttcTACTACTCCGACGTCTCCTTCTCCCTTCTCCCGGCCACCCATCAACGGTAGAGTAACCTCTCACTCTAATGGCTTTATGGATTTCCGTAGGAATtctccgtcttcttctccttcttctgccTCTCCTTGGTCACTCAACAACcctagcaacaacaacaacccccACATTTCCCCCAAACACAACCCAATCTCGAAACCTTTGACCTCTCACCAGAGCAACAACAATGGGGTTTCTTCTACAGATTCTGGTCCTGACGCTGGTGGTAGTAGTGCTGATTTACTCGATGATCAGCAGCTTAGTGATTACCTCTCGTTTCTCGACGATTCCTGTTCTAAAACCGAGGATGTTTCGGATCCCAGGTTCGACTACTCCGTCGACAGTGGCGAAACACATCTGCACAGGAGGAGTTTCTCGGCAGATGCGTCTTTTGTTGGGTCTGGAGATGATGGATTTGGTGCTGGATGCAAACCGTGTGTGTATTTTAGTCGAGGTTTGTGCAAGAACGGAGACAGCTGCAAGTTTATCCATGGTGGATATCCTGATAACGTTGTTGATGGTAATGGCATTGTCGCTGATTCACCTAGGAAAATGGAAAACTTTGTTAGGCAGCACGAGGAGATGACGAGGTTGAAATTGGCTTATCAGCAACAGAGGTTGGCTTCTCAAATCCTGGGCAGGGCTCCTCAGTCTCCATACGAGAAAAGAATGGACTTTCTTTTGCAACAGCATGCTCAAAG AGATGGTGGACTACCTTTTGGTGATGAAAGATATTGGAGCAGCAGCCCAGGACGGCTTGAGAGGATGGAGCTAATGGCAATGCAATTTGGTGATCAGTCAAACTCTGTATCTAGACAGATTTACTTGACATTCCCAGCTGACAGCACGTTTAAGGATGAGGACGTTGCAACTTATTTCAG CCTTTTTGGAACAGTGCAAGATGTGCGGATCCCTTACCAGCAGAAGCGTATGTTTGGCTTTGTTTCATTTGCACATCCTGAGACTGTGAAAGTTGTACTAGCTAGAGGGAATCCCCATTTCATTTGCGACTCACGTGTTCTTGTCAAACCTTACAAAGAAAAAGGCAAAGTCTTGGACAA GAAGCAGCAGCAACTGCTACAACAGCAGATTGAGCGGGGAAATTACTCCCCATGCTCCAGTCCATCTGGGATTGATCCTAGAGAACAGTCTGATTTCCACCTTG GTTCAAAACTGTTGTATGAGAGACGTGAAATGATGAGAAGGAAAATGGAGCAGACTGATCTCCTGAGGGCTATTGAACTTGAAAGGAGACGTTTCATCAGTTTGCAGCTTCCTGGGTTCAAGAATAGTATAACACCGAATCATCACCGTAGCTTTTCTGTGGGGTCTCCTGGTTATTTTTCATCTGCCAGCAACCAAAGCCCTGAGTATCAATCTGAACTCACAGGTGCAGATGTTTTAGAAG TTGATGATACATCTGAGCTGCACCCTTACCCAGTAATCAACCCAATGAGTGTTAACAGTAATTACTCAAATGGTGCAAAAGAAGGGACTAACAAGAGTAAAATGCTGGAATCCGACACTGGAAGCACTATCGAGCTTGTTCTTCCTAGTAACCTGTTCCCTTCTGCATCATCTACCGATGATCACAAAACCGATGATTCTGCTGAAACTAATGCAAAAGTTGGAATCTCCTCTACTAATGGAAATGACCATGGACCACCAGCCACGGCCAACAATCTTATGCATTAG
- the LOC104735265 gene encoding zinc finger CCCH domain-containing protein 55-like isoform X1 — MDSGDPTALLLTKIRSLEPDYAPKIIGYLLLQDFGERDLLHLARGPESILQSIILKVKAQLGIYSSPSSSSPSSTTPTSPSPFSRPPINGRVTSHSNGFMDFRRNSPSSSPSSASPWSLNNPSNNNNPHISPKHNPISKPLTSHQSNNNGVSSTDSGPDAGGSSADLLDDQQLSDYLSFLDDSCSKTEDVSDPRFDYSVDSGETHLHRRSFSADASFVGSGDDGFGAGCKPCVYFSRGLCKNGDSCKFIHGGYPDNVVDGNGIVADSPRKMENFVRQHEEMTRLKLAYQQQRLASQILGRAPQSPYEKRMDFLLQQHAQRDGGLPFGDERYWSSSPGRLERMELMAMQFGDQSNSVSRQIYLTFPADSTFKDEDVATYFSLFGTVQDVRIPYQQKRMFGFVSFAHPETVKVVLARGNPHFICDSRVLVKPYKEKGKVLDKKQQQLLQQQIERGNYSPCSSPSGIDPREQSDFHLGSKLLYERREMMRRKMEQTDLLRAIELERRRFISLQLPGFKNSITPNHHRSFSVGSPGYFSSASNQSPEYQSELTGADVLEVVDDTSELHPYPVINPMSVNSNYSNGAKEGTNKSKMLESDTGSTIELVLPSNLFPSASSTDDHKTDDSAETNAKVGISSTNGNDHGPPATANNLMH, encoded by the exons atGGATTCCGGTGACCCGACAGCTTTGCTTTTGACGAAAATTCGAAGCCTGGAGCCAGATTACGCTCCTAAGATTATTGGGTATTTGCTTCTACAGGATTTTGGGGAGAGAGACTTGTTGCATCTGGCTCGTGGACCTGAGTCTATCTTGCAATCTATCATTTTGAAAGTGAAGGCTCAGTTGGGGATttactcttctccttcttcttcttcgccttcttcTACTACTCCGACGTCTCCTTCTCCCTTCTCCCGGCCACCCATCAACGGTAGAGTAACCTCTCACTCTAATGGCTTTATGGATTTCCGTAGGAATtctccgtcttcttctccttcttctgccTCTCCTTGGTCACTCAACAACcctagcaacaacaacaacccccACATTTCCCCCAAACACAACCCAATCTCGAAACCTTTGACCTCTCACCAGAGCAACAACAATGGGGTTTCTTCTACAGATTCTGGTCCTGACGCTGGTGGTAGTAGTGCTGATTTACTCGATGATCAGCAGCTTAGTGATTACCTCTCGTTTCTCGACGATTCCTGTTCTAAAACCGAGGATGTTTCGGATCCCAGGTTCGACTACTCCGTCGACAGTGGCGAAACACATCTGCACAGGAGGAGTTTCTCGGCAGATGCGTCTTTTGTTGGGTCTGGAGATGATGGATTTGGTGCTGGATGCAAACCGTGTGTGTATTTTAGTCGAGGTTTGTGCAAGAACGGAGACAGCTGCAAGTTTATCCATGGTGGATATCCTGATAACGTTGTTGATGGTAATGGCATTGTCGCTGATTCACCTAGGAAAATGGAAAACTTTGTTAGGCAGCACGAGGAGATGACGAGGTTGAAATTGGCTTATCAGCAACAGAGGTTGGCTTCTCAAATCCTGGGCAGGGCTCCTCAGTCTCCATACGAGAAAAGAATGGACTTTCTTTTGCAACAGCATGCTCAAAG AGATGGTGGACTACCTTTTGGTGATGAAAGATATTGGAGCAGCAGCCCAGGACGGCTTGAGAGGATGGAGCTAATGGCAATGCAATTTGGTGATCAGTCAAACTCTGTATCTAGACAGATTTACTTGACATTCCCAGCTGACAGCACGTTTAAGGATGAGGACGTTGCAACTTATTTCAG CCTTTTTGGAACAGTGCAAGATGTGCGGATCCCTTACCAGCAGAAGCGTATGTTTGGCTTTGTTTCATTTGCACATCCTGAGACTGTGAAAGTTGTACTAGCTAGAGGGAATCCCCATTTCATTTGCGACTCACGTGTTCTTGTCAAACCTTACAAAGAAAAAGGCAAAGTCTTGGACAA GAAGCAGCAGCAACTGCTACAACAGCAGATTGAGCGGGGAAATTACTCCCCATGCTCCAGTCCATCTGGGATTGATCCTAGAGAACAGTCTGATTTCCACCTTG GTTCAAAACTGTTGTATGAGAGACGTGAAATGATGAGAAGGAAAATGGAGCAGACTGATCTCCTGAGGGCTATTGAACTTGAAAGGAGACGTTTCATCAGTTTGCAGCTTCCTGGGTTCAAGAATAGTATAACACCGAATCATCACCGTAGCTTTTCTGTGGGGTCTCCTGGTTATTTTTCATCTGCCAGCAACCAAAGCCCTGAGTATCAATCTGAACTCACAGGTGCAGATGTTTTAGAAG TAGTTGATGATACATCTGAGCTGCACCCTTACCCAGTAATCAACCCAATGAGTGTTAACAGTAATTACTCAAATGGTGCAAAAGAAGGGACTAACAAGAGTAAAATGCTGGAATCCGACACTGGAAGCACTATCGAGCTTGTTCTTCCTAGTAACCTGTTCCCTTCTGCATCATCTACCGATGATCACAAAACCGATGATTCTGCTGAAACTAATGCAAAAGTTGGAATCTCCTCTACTAATGGAAATGACCATGGACCACCAGCCACGGCCAACAATCTTATGCATTAG
- the LOC104735268 gene encoding uncharacterized protein LOC104735268: MAFGNFNNTKLSHISHNLSLSTLWKSLSVSGALLFLLYTFAFNHHHQMITHKLFAPLDLGFSSSFSSTSEKPASSSLQITRESPTKLSHLFFVIVGSTKTWRYRRGYIEPWWRPNITKGFVFLERPPGRDLLPWPNQSPPFSVNKDSSITNQFKTHQIRLFQSLHESFKKASKDTRWFVIADDDTLFFLDNLVEALDRYDHKKHYYIGMNSENVWSNAVFSFDMGYGGGGYALSYPTVVTLLNKMEECIRRYLGFYSDLLSFRCLADLGIDLTLEKGMHQIDLHGDVSGLLSAHPQCPLISLHHFDVIDPIFPGMNRQQSVNHLMKTAKTDQSRVLQQTICYQRGNNWSVSVSWGYSVHIYQSIFPRNHLKRPLETFRPWKNVRTPSYTFNTRRVTNDPCEMPRQFFFDSVVEDKNQSMVTTSYKMKMARSLPPCLLNGNHSARNISQVRVIAATIHKMGEGIECCNVQYVNSTEILEVKIRACHKDEVLA, translated from the exons ATGGCATTTGGGAACTTTAACAACACCAAACTGAGTCATATTTCTCACAACCTATCATTATCAACCTTATGGAAGTCCTTATCAGTTTCCGGTGCACTACTTTTCTTGTTGTACACATTTGCATttaaccatcatcatcaaatgaTAACCCATAAACTCTTTGCCCCTCTCGACCTtggtttctcctcctctttctcttccacTTCAGAAAAACCCGCATCATCGTCCTTGCAAATAACAAGAGAGTCTCCTACAAAACTCAGCCATCTATTTTTTGTCATTGTTGGTAGTACAAAGACTTGGAGATATAGGAGAGGCTACATAGAGCCTTGGTGGAGACCAAACATCACGAAAGGATTTGTCTTCCTCGAAAGACCACCTGGTCGTGATCTCTTGCCTTGGCCTAACCAATCTCCTCCTTTCTCTGTTAATAAAGACTCATCCATCACAAACCAATTCAAAACTCATCAGATTCGCCTTTTCCAATCACTCCATGAGTCGTTTAAGAAAGCGTCCAAGGATACAAGATGGTTTGTGATAGCAGATGAtgatactctcttcttcttggacAACTTAGTCGAGGCTCTCGACAGGTATGACCACAAGAAGCACTATTACATCGGGATGAACTCGGAAAACGTTTGGTCAAATGCAGTTTTCTCTTTCGACATGGGATATGGAGGCGGCGGATACGCATTGAGCTATCCAACCGTGGTAACACTTCTCAACAAAATGGAAGAATGTATCAGACGCTACCTTGGATTTTATAGCGATCTTCTCTCATTTCGTTGCTTAGCCGACTTGGGAATTGATCTTACTTTAGAGAAAGGCATGCATCAG ATTGATCTGCACGGTGACGTATCAGGTCTCTTATCAGCTCATCCTCAGTGTCctcttatcagtctccaccaTTTTGATGTCATAGACCCGATTTTCCCAGGCATGAACCGCCAACAATCAGTGAACCACCTCATGAAAACCGCGAAAACAGACCAGTCCCGTGTCTTGCAACAGACAATATGTTACCAAAGGGGAAATAACTGGTCAGTCTCTGTCTCTTGGGGATACTCAGTCCACATTTACCAATCTATATTCCCAAGAAACCACCTGAAACGCCCTCTCGAAACGTTCCGGCCATGGAAGAATGTTAGAACACCGTCGTATACATTTAACACGAGGCGGGTGACTAATGATCCGTGCGAAATGCCTCGTCAGTTTTTCTTTGATTCGGTTGTGGAGGACAAGAACCAGAGCATGGTAACTACAAGCTACAAGATGAAAATGGCAAGAAGTTTACCTCCTTGTTTGCTAAATGGCAACCATTCTGCTCGTAACATTTCACAAGTCCGAGTCATTGCTGCTACTATTCACAAGATg GGTGAAGGAATTGAATGTTGCAATGTGCAATATGTTAACAGTACCGAGATTTTGGAAGTGAAGATAAGAGCTTGTCACAAAGATGAAGTTCTTGCTTAG
- the LOC104735267 gene encoding protein RETICULATA-RELATED 4, chloroplastic, giving the protein MAIASCFFCVPTPNTSISESNLTWPHLASFPRLSSSSFNGVISAKSISFNRRVPISPVFSASIGNGGSDNIGGGHGGGGGGGDGGKNNGGGEGGEDRNRNRNEAMLLLKESGTELESLPKDLAAAIESGRIPGSVINRFLELQKSAVMRWLMQFAGFRERLLADDLFLAKLSMECGVGIFTKTAAEYERRRENFFNELEVVFADVAMAIIADFMLVYLPAPTVSLRPPLALTAGGISKFFHNCPDNAFQVALSGTSYTLLQRLGAITRNGAKLFAVGTTSSLVGTAITNAFIKARRAVDQTSEGEIETVPIVSTSVAYGVYMAVSSNLRYQVVAGVIEQRLLEPMLHQHKLALSALCFAVRTGNTFLGSLLWVDYARLIGIQKSH; this is encoded by the exons ATGGCAATAGCGTCCTGCTTCTTCTGTGTTCCTACCCCGAATACATCTATCTCTGAATCCAATCTCACATGGCCTCACCTCGCTTCATTTCCTAGACTCTCTTCATCCTCTTTTAACGGTGTAATCTCTGCCAAGTCCATCTCTTTCAACCGACGTGTCCCTATTTCCCCTGTTTTCTCCGCCTCGATTGGTAACGGCGGCTCTGATAACATCGGAGGAggtcatggtggtggtggtggcggtggcgATGGAGGTAAGAACAATGGAGGCGGAGAAGGTGGCGAGGACAGGAATAGGAACAGGAACGAGGCGATGCTTTTGTTGAAGGAGTCAGGGACTGAATTGGAGAGTCTTCCTAAGGATCTAGCGGCTGCTATTGAGTCGGGTCGGATTCCTGGATCGGTTATTAACAGGTTTTTGGAGCTCCAGAAATCGGCTGTGATGCGGTGGCTGATGCAGTTTGCTGGGTTTAGAGAAAGGCTTTTGGCTGATGATCTCTTCTTGGCTAAACTCTCCATGGAGTGTGGTGTTGGCATCTTCACCAAG ACTGCTGCTGAGTATGAACGGCGTAGAGAAAACTTCTTCAACGAACTTGAAGTTGTCTTTGCCGATGTG GCGATGGCTATCATTGCTGATTTCATGTTAGTTTATCTTCCTGCTCCTACTGTTTCTCTTCGACCACCTCTCGCACTTACTGCTGGAGGTATATCCAAGTTTTTCCACAACTGCCCAGACAATGCCTTCCAG GTTGCTCTTTCTGGAACCTCATATACTCTCTTGCAAAGGCTAGGTGCTATAACG CGCAATGGAGCTAAGCTGTTTGCCGTTGGCACCACATCATCACTG GTTGGTACTGCTATTACAAATGCATTCATAAAAGCACGACGAGCTGTGGACCAAACATCTGAAGGTGAAATCGAAACAGTTCCAATAGTCTCCACAAGTGTTGCATATGGTGTGTATATGGCAGTTTCTAGCAACCTAAG GTACCAAGTAGTGGCTGGTGTGATTGAACAACGTCTCCTGGAGCCAATGCTACACCAACACAAACTTGCCCTCAGTGCATTGTGTTTCGCAGTTAGAACAGGAAACACATTCTTGGGTTCCTTATT ATGGGTGGATTATGCTCGCCTCATCGGTATCCAGAAATCTCATTGA
- the LOC104735269 gene encoding calcium-dependent protein kinase 7, with protein MGNCCGNPSSATSESKQGKPKNKSNPFYSNEYTATDRSGAGFKLSVLKNPTGHDISLQYDLGREVGRGEFGITYLCTDKETGDKYACKSISKKKLRTAVDIEDVRREVEIMKHMPKHPNVVSLKDAFEDDDDVHIVMELCEGGELFDRIVARGHYTERAAAAVMKTIVEVVQICHKQGVMHRDLKPENFLFANKKETAPLKAIDFGLSIFFKPGEQFNEIVGSPYYMAPEVLRRNYGPEIDVWSAGVILYILLCGVPPFWAETEQGVAQAIIRSVIDFKRDPWPRVSDSAKDLVRKMLEPDPRKRLTAAQVLEHSWILNAKKAPNVSLGETVKARLKQFSVMNKLKKRALRVIAEHLSVEEAAGIKEAFEMMDVNKRGKINLEELKVGLQKAGQQIADADLQILMEATDVDGDGTLNYGEFVAVSVHLKKMANDEHLHKAFNFFDQNQSGYIEIEELREALNDELDDTSSEEVIAAIMQDVDTDKDGRISYEEFVAMMKAGTDWRKASRQYSRERFNSLSLKLMRDGSLQLEGET; from the exons ATGGGGAATTGTTGTGGTAATCCGAGTTCGGCTACGAGCGAGAGTAAACAAGGGAAACCCAAGAACAAAAGCAATCCTTTTTACAGCAATGAATACACTGCAACAGATAGATCTGGAGCTGGGTTTAAGCTCTCTGTGCTGAAAAATCCTACAGGACATGATATATCTTTGCAGTATGATCTGGGGCGTGAGGTTGGTCGTGGCGAGTTTGGTATAACTTACTTGTGTACTGATAAAGAAACAGGTGACAAGTATGCCTGCAAGTCCATatcgaagaagaagctgagaacaGCAGTTGATATTGAGGATGTTAGGAGGGAGGTTGAGATTATGAAGCATATGCCTAAACACCCTAATGTCGTCTCTTTGAAGGATGCctttgaggatgatgatgatgttcatATAGTTATGGAGTTGTGTGAAGGAGGGGAACTGTTTGATCGTATTGTTGCTAGAGGTCATTACACTGAGCGTGCTGCTGCCGCGGTTATGAAGACTATTGTTGAAGTTGTTCAG ATATGCCATAAGCAGGGAGTGATGCATCGGGATCTTAAACCAGAGAACTTTCTTTTTGCTAATAAGAAAGAGACGGCACCCCTCAAGGCCATTGATTTTGGATTATCTATATTCTTCAAACCTG GTGAGCAGTTTAATGAGATTGTTGGAAGTCCTTACTACATGGCACCCGAGGTGCTGCGACGAAACTATGGACCTGAGATCGATGTGTGGAGCGCAGGAGTCATCCTCTATATCCTTCTTTGTGGTGTCCCGCCATTTTGGGCCG AGACTGAACAAGGGGTGGCTCAAGCGATCATTAGGTCAGTAATTGACTTTAAGAGAGATCCATGGCCAAGAGTTTCTGACAGCGCCAAAGACCTTGTGAGAAAGATGCTTGAACCTGATCCCAGAAAACGGCTTACTGCTGCACAAGTACTCG AACATTCGTGGATACTGAATGCAAAGAAGGCTCCAAATGTCTCTCTTGGGGAGACTGTGAAAGCAAGGCTCAAACAGTTTTCTGTTATGAATAAGCTGAAGAAACGAGCTCTACGA GTGATAGCTGAACACTTGTCAGTGGAAGAAGCAGCCGGGATAAAGGAAGCGTTTGAAATGATGGACGTAAACAAGAGAGGCAAGATAAATCTTGAGGAGCTTAAAGTTGGACTTCAAAAAGCTGGACAACAGATTGCTGATGCCGATCTTCAGATTCTTATGGAAGCT aCTGATGTTGATGGGGATGGGACACTGAACTATGGCGAGTTTGTGGCTGTTTCGGTACACCTTAAGAAGATGGCGAATGATGAACACTTGCATAAAGCTTTTAACTTCTTTGATCAGAACCAGAGTGGTTACATAGAGATTGAAGAACTTCGTGAAGCGTTGAATGATGAATTGGATGATACTAGCAGTGAGGAAGTTATTGCAGCCATCATGCAAGATGTTGATACCGACAAG GATGGGCGTATAAGCTACGAAGAGTTTGTTGCGATGATGAAAGCTGGGACAGATTGGAGAAAAGCGTCGAGGCAGTATTCCAGGGAAAGATTCAACAGTTTGAGCCTCAAGTTAATGAGAGATGGTTCATTGCAATTAGAAGGCGAAACCTAA
- the LOC104735270 gene encoding nuclear transcription factor Y subunit A-1-like isoform X2 gives MQSKPGRENEEEEENHHAVQQPMMYPEPWWKNNSFNVVPQARPSIVPSNSSSLDCANGSESNDVHSASEDGALNGENDGTWKDSQAATSSRSDNNGMEGNDPALSMRNMHDQQLVQPPELVGHYIACVPNPYQDPYYGGMMGAYGHQPMGFRPYLGMPRERTALPLDMAQEPVYVNAKQYEGILRRRKARAKAELERKVIRDRKPYLHESRHKHAMRRARASGGRFAKKSEVEAADDAAGGRGRERGSATNSSSSEQVETDSNETLASSGAP, from the exons ATGCAATCGAAACCGGGAAGGGAAaacgaagaggaggaagagaatcACCATGCTGTTCAGCAACCGATGATGTATCCAGAGCCCTGGTGGAAAAACAACTCCTTTAACGTCGTGCCTCAAGCCAGACCTTCTATAGTTCcatcaaattcttcttctttggattgCGCCAACGGTTCCGAATCGAACGATGTTCACTCCGCATCTGAAGATGGTGCCTTGAATGGTGAAAACGATGGCACTTGGAAGGATTCACAAGCAGCTACTTCTTCCCGTTCAG ATAATAACGGAATGGAAGGGAATGATCCGGCGCTTTCAATGCGTAACATGCATGATCAGCAACTTGTACAACCACCAGAGCTCGTTGGACACTATATT GCTTGTGTCCCAAATCCATATCAGGATCCATATTATGGGGGAATGATGGGAGCATATGGTCATCAGCCAATG GGTTTTCGTCCATATCTTGGAATGCCTCGTGAGAGAACAGCTCTGCCACTTGACATGGCACAAGAACCCGTTTATGTGAATGCGAAGCAGTATGAGGGAATTCTTAGACGAAGAAAAGCACGTGCCAAGGCCGAGCTAGAAAGGAAAGTGATCAGGGACAGAAAG CCATATCTTCATGAGTCAAGACACAAACATGCAATGAGAAGGGCACGAGCTAGTGGAGGCCGGTTTGCGAAGAAAAGTGAGGTAGAAGCAGCAGATGATGCAgcaggaggaagaggaagagaaaggggTTCAGCAACCAACTCGTCAAGCTCTGAACAAGTTGAGACAGACTCTAATGAGACCCTGGCGTCATCAGGTGcaccataa
- the LOC104735270 gene encoding nuclear transcription factor Y subunit A-1-like isoform X1 translates to MQSKPGRENEEEEENHHAVQQPMMYPEPWWKNNSFNVVPQARPSIVPSNSSSLDCANGSESNDVHSASEDGALNGENDGTWKDSQAATSSRSVDNNGMEGNDPALSMRNMHDQQLVQPPELVGHYIACVPNPYQDPYYGGMMGAYGHQPMGFRPYLGMPRERTALPLDMAQEPVYVNAKQYEGILRRRKARAKAELERKVIRDRKPYLHESRHKHAMRRARASGGRFAKKSEVEAADDAAGGRGRERGSATNSSSSEQVETDSNETLASSGAP, encoded by the exons ATGCAATCGAAACCGGGAAGGGAAaacgaagaggaggaagagaatcACCATGCTGTTCAGCAACCGATGATGTATCCAGAGCCCTGGTGGAAAAACAACTCCTTTAACGTCGTGCCTCAAGCCAGACCTTCTATAGTTCcatcaaattcttcttctttggattgCGCCAACGGTTCCGAATCGAACGATGTTCACTCCGCATCTGAAGATGGTGCCTTGAATGGTGAAAACGATGGCACTTGGAAGGATTCACAAGCAGCTACTTCTTCCCGTTCAG TAGATAATAACGGAATGGAAGGGAATGATCCGGCGCTTTCAATGCGTAACATGCATGATCAGCAACTTGTACAACCACCAGAGCTCGTTGGACACTATATT GCTTGTGTCCCAAATCCATATCAGGATCCATATTATGGGGGAATGATGGGAGCATATGGTCATCAGCCAATG GGTTTTCGTCCATATCTTGGAATGCCTCGTGAGAGAACAGCTCTGCCACTTGACATGGCACAAGAACCCGTTTATGTGAATGCGAAGCAGTATGAGGGAATTCTTAGACGAAGAAAAGCACGTGCCAAGGCCGAGCTAGAAAGGAAAGTGATCAGGGACAGAAAG CCATATCTTCATGAGTCAAGACACAAACATGCAATGAGAAGGGCACGAGCTAGTGGAGGCCGGTTTGCGAAGAAAAGTGAGGTAGAAGCAGCAGATGATGCAgcaggaggaagaggaagagaaaggggTTCAGCAACCAACTCGTCAAGCTCTGAACAAGTTGAGACAGACTCTAATGAGACCCTGGCGTCATCAGGTGcaccataa